TAAGTCTGGCGGTAAAGAAATAAAACATATGGCTGTTAATGATAAGGCAATTGATTGGCAGGCTGGTGTCGAGATTGAGGCAAGAGATCTTAAGGTGTTGAGCCATGACGGCGCCACTTTAGTTGGGCCTGTGAGTTTTCATCTATCTCCGGGGCAACATGTGGCGATAGTCGGGCCGAGCGGCTCAGGCAAGACCAGCTTACTCAATGCCATGTTGGGCTTTCTTCCCTATGAGGGGTCACTCAAGGTCAACGGTTTGGAGTTGAGTGAGTTGGATATGACCCTGTGGCGCCGCCACCTCGCCTGGTTGGGTCAGGACCCTCAGCTATTTCATGGCACAGTGCGTGACAATGTGGCTATGGCCGACGTGGCTATGGGGGATGAAGCGATCAAACTCCTGCTGGAAAAGGCAAATATACTCGAGTTTGTGGAGCAACAGAGTCTAGGTCTATCTCACCCGATAGGGGAGCAGATGGCTGGGTTATCTGTCGGGCAGGCTCAACGTATCGCCTTAGCCAGAGCTTTGGGGCAAGATGCCCACTTGTATCTATTAGATGAACCCACCGCGAGCTTAGATAGCCACAGTGAGCAGGCGGTGTTAAGCACATTATGGCAGGCAATGGATAAGACCTCGTGCCTTATGGTGACCCATAGACTCGATCAATTACATCAGATGGATACTATTTTAGTATTAGATGCAGGGGCCATAGTTCAGCGAGGAAGTTTTGAGGATCTCAATCGTGCAGAGGGATTGTTTAAGCTGATGCAGGAAGATGAGACAGATGTTGAGGCTCAAGCTAATAAGGAGTCGAACTCATGAGGGCATTATTACCTTTCATAAAGTTATTTAAACATCAGTGGTTAATGATGTGCATAGGCTTGATTTTGAGCATCACAACCTTAGTCGCTGGCATAGGTTTACTCTCGCTCTCAGGCTGGTTTTTATCGGCAGCAGCTGTTGCTGGTTTAACTGCGGCGACGGCCATGATGTTCAACTTTTTCACCCCATCTGGTGGGGTGAGATTTTTCTCCATAATCAGAACTGCCAGTCGCTACGGTGAGCGTTTAGCGACCCATGAAGCCACCTTTAAACTACTGACTCAATTGAGAACATGGGCGTGGCGAAAGCTAATGCCACTCAGTGCCAGTAATATGCAAGGGATAAGGCAGGGAGATCTGCTTAACAGACTCGTAGCCGATATTGATACCTTAGATCATCTCTATCTGAGACTGTTGACTCCAATGGCCGCATCATTCCTGATGTTAGGGGCACTCTATTTTTTTGTTGCTTGGTTCGATGCCGATCTGGCGTTGATCTTATGTGGCAGCTTACTCTTGGTATGGCTGGTATTACCTTGGGTCTTCTATCACCTGGGGCGTAAGCCTGGTGTGGACCTTCTAGAGAGCAAGCGCATCTACCGGGTGCAAGTTCTGGAATTTGTACAGGGACTGGCAGAGATTTCCCTCTTCGGTGCTAATGAGCGCTTTCGGACCCAGCTGGCAGAGTCTGAAGCTAAGCTATTAGCTAGCCAAAGTGCTATGGCGAATGTCACAGCCTTGAGCCAGGGGGCACTTATCCTATGTCACGGCTTAGTTGTCATGGGGATCCTCTATATGGCGTCATCGGGAGTCGGTGAGCATCAGCCTCCTGGACCTATGCTTGCCATGATAGTGTTTATGACCTTGGCCTGTATCGAAATGCTGATGCCAATTGCCGGCGCCTTTCAGCATCTCTCTTCTTGTGTCACGGCAGCCGAGCGAGTCAATGAACTGGTGGAGCAGGAGCCGGGCATAGTATTCAATAATGTCAGCGATATTCGCGTTCAACATGGTGAGCTAGCACTCAAGGGGATCTTTTTTTCCTATGAGCAAGGTAGTCAACTTGATACTCAACAAGTGGTGCTGCAAGACATTAACCTGAATATTAAACCTGGCGAAAAGGTGGCCCTGTTGGGTCAGACTGGCTGTGGTAAGTCCAGCTTATTGTCCATGATCACCAGGGAGTGGCAGCCTCAATCCGGCAATATCTTGCTCGATGGTGTCGAGATCGATCAATATAGCCAAGAGTCTTTAACCGATGGCATCACCCTTGTGAGCCAACGTATCTACTTGTTTAGTGGCACCTTGAGAGACAATTTGACCTTAGTACAGAAGTCAGTTGCTGATTTACCAACACGGGCCGAACGCAGAGCCGCCCAAACCGCCAATGATGAGATCCTCGTGGGCGTTTTAGATAAAGTTGGACTATCAAATTTGATTCAAGGTGATAAGCCGCTCGATGCTTGGATAGGCGAAGGGGGCAGGCAGCTCTCGGGCGGCGAGCAGCGTCGTATTGGTGTGGCGAGAGCCTTGTTGCGTGATGCGCCAGTCTTATTACTCGATGAGCCAACCGAAGGGTTGGATAAGCGTACTGAGAGAGAAATATTAGCCCTACTGTTTGAATTTGCCAAAGATAAGACCTTGCTGATGATCAGTCACAGGCTGACAGCTATGACTCAGATGGATAAGATCCACTTGATGGAAGATGGTCAGTTGAGAGTATCAGGCAGCCATGATGACTTGTTAGTTAAGGATGAATATTATGCCAGTCTGTATCACAAGCTGAATTAGTCAGTCTTTAGGGGATAATGACTGGCACATAAAGCTAGTTCATAAAAGATAAGAGCAAGAACTCATCTCTTAACTTGGTTGATACCCTGACTGTGGGGATCTGGCATTAGTGATTGTGGAAGCAGAGGGAGGACAAGGATGTGTTCTCCCTATCAGATTAAGCACAGGCACTTGCTTAACCTAGCCGTTTTGAGAATTCCAGATAGCGGTTGACTTCATCTTCATTGAATTTGTACTCGTCATTTTCGCCAATATTGGTGAGTAGGTTTTCTCTGGCATAGCGTTTTATGGTGGCTTCTGATTTTCCTAAGAGCTTACTGACTTCATCGAGATCTAACACTTTGTCACTCATTATTCACTCCTGAAATTGGATGGGAATGACTCAAGTATAGTCAAAGACCATATCTGTGTGCCCTATAAAAATAGTCAAATCATGCCATTTTACATCTTGTCAAAGTGGGATAAGAGTTCAGAACGCACAAAAAAGCCAGACACTAAGGTCTGGCTTTTTTAGCTGAAAGTTATTGAAGGATTCAATTACTCGTCGCTGTCACCCAATGACAATAATGTCGCATTACCACCTATGGCGGTGATGTTATTGGTGCGGGTTTTCTCTGTGATGAAGCGAGTCAGGTAGTGTGGTCCACCGGCCTTAGGACCAGTGCCCGACAGGCCTTGCCCACCGAAAGGTTGAACGCCAACAACCGCGCCAATTTGGTTACGGTTGATATAGACGTTGCCTACGTTGACCTTGCTAGCAATTTTCAGAGCATGTCCTTCGTTACGGCTGTGGATGCCTAAGGTCAGACCGAAGCCTGTGCTGTTGATCTCATCGATCACCTTAGCCAGCTCGGAAGCCTTGTAGCGAATAACATGCAGGATAGGACCGAAGTGCTCCTTCTCCAATACCTTAATTGAATCTATTTCTACCGCAGTCGGAGCAACGAAGTGACCCTTATCTGTTCCAGCAGGCAGCTCTAATTGCTTAAGCAAAGTTCCGACCTGTTTGATATGGTCGATATGAGCATTTAGGTTTGCTTTAGCCATTGCATCGATCACTGGGCCTACATCAGTCTTGATGGAGCTAGGATTACCTATGCTTAGTTCGTCCATGGCACCTTTCAGCACTTCGAGTACGCGATCTGCGATATCTTCCTGGAGGAAGAGGACACGCAGGGCTGAACAACGTTGACCGGCACTGGTGAATGATGAAGCAACTACATCGTTGACCACTTGCTCAGGCTGAGATGTTGAATCCACAACCATAGCATTTTGACCACCTGTCTCAGCGATCAGTGGAATGATGGCACCTTCACGGTTTGCCAATGTGCGGTTAATCAGTTTAGCCGTGCCCGTAGAACCGGTAAAACAAACACCAGCAATGCGTTCATCTGAAGTGATTGCTGCGCCAACAGTTGCACCAGTACCTGGTAGGAATTGCAGTACATCTTTAGGAATACCCGCTTGGTGTGCCAGTTGTACCGCACGGAAACCTACGATAGATGTTTGCTCGGCAGGCTTAGCGACAACGGTATTACCCGCGGCAAGCGCTGCGGCAACTTGACCTAAGAAGATGGCCAGAGGGAAGTTCCACGGGCTAATACAGACGAAGATACCGCGGCCTTGGAGGAACAATTCATTCAGTTCACCCGTTGGGCCAGGAAGAAGTTCAGGCTGAGCCATCATCTTCTTGGCTTGAACGGCGTAATAGCGACAGAAATCTACCGCTTCACGTACTTCATCGATACCATCTTGAATACTCTTGCCCGCTTCTCGGGTACAAAGGGCGATAAGCTCTTCACGATTCTCTTCTAGTAGGTCCGCAAGCTTCTGTAGTGCATTTGCTCGTACTTCTACAGGCGTATTACACCAGCCACTAAAAGCAGCATCTGCGCCTGTGAGGGCCTGCTCTATGGCCTGGTTATTAGCGAAAGCCAGCTTACCCACTACTTGAGTCGTGTCGTAGGGACTGACAACTTCATTTGTTTCGCCGCTTAATAGCTCGCCATTGACCAGAGGGCCTGCGTTCCAGGTAGTGTCTTTAAATTTATCGAGAGCTGCGAAAAATGGCTCAGATTCAGAGATGATGTTCATGTTGAGTCCCTTGGAATTTTTTCTTTCTTCACCGAAAATATCGCTTGGCAGTACTATTTTGCTGTTAGCGAAGCTTTTGTATTTTTGCAGCGTGACTAGCGGATGCACCACGAGTGATTCGATGGGCGTCTTAGGGTCTATTAGCTTATGTACGAAGGAAGTGTTGGCACCATTCTCGAGTAATCTACGTACTAAATAGGGCAGCAAGTCTTTGTGAGCGCCAACTGGCGCGTAGATACGTACCGTCTTCACACCACTCTCGGCGAGAAGGGTATCGTAAAGCTCTTCACCCATACCGTGTAAACGCTGAAACTCATAGTTTCTATCACCTGCCATATCGGTGATCGATGCGACGGTTTGTGCGTTGTGGCTGGCAAACTGAGGGTAGATGGCACCGCGAGTGGCATCGGATAACAAGTAACGAGCACAAGCCAGGTAAGAGACATCGGTACCGGCCTTGCGTGTGAATAGCGGGTAACCGGCTTCACCTTTTTCCTGACCCCATTTTAGCTCACTGTCCCAATAAGCGCCTTTCACGAGGCGTACAGGTATTTCATCGCCCTGATCTTTAGATAGACGGGTCAACCAGCAAAGCACAGGTAGCGCACGCTTAGAGTAAGCCTGAACCACTATACCTAACACCCCCCAGCCCTTGGCCGCATCGGAATTAAACAGTTTCTGAAACAGTTTGAGTGATAGCTCGAGTCTATCCATCTCTTCGGCATCGATGGAGATACCGATATTGACGCCGCGCGCCTGTTGAATAAGCTTGATGAGTGTGTCGTACAGCTCGGTCAGGGTTCTGTCTTCATTGGCAACTTCATATCTAGGGTGAAGGGCTGACAGCTTAATTGAGATGGTTGGGCGTGGTGCCTGAGATTCATCGTAGCTCTGCTCACCAAGGGATGCGATGGCACTAGAGTAGTCTTCGAAGTATTTTTGGGCATCTGTTTTAGTCAGTGCCGCTTCACCCAGCATGTCATAGCTATGGGTATAGCCGAGCTTGCGCTTGTCTAGGCTATTTTTAAGCGCCTCTTTAACCGTGCGGCCTAGTACGAACTGCTTGCCCATGATCTTCATGGCGGCAAGCATGGCTTGGCGAATAACTGGCTCACCCATGCGGTTTACTAGTCTATTGAGTAGACTGCTTGGCTTACCATCAATATTTCGATCTAGTTTGACTATCTTACCTGTGAGCATTAGGCCCCAGGTCGATGCATTAACCAGTATTGAGTCACTCTTACTTAGATGGATGTCCCATTTAGCGCCTGATAATTTATCTTCAATCAGGGCATCAGCTGTGGCTGCATCAGGAATACGTAACAAGGCTTCAGCAAGACACATAAGGATGATTCCTTCTTGAGTCTCTAAGCTATATTGTTGCAAGAAGGCGTCAATACCGACCATTAGGCCTTTCTTATCATATTGGCGAACGTTATTAACCATCTCGTGTGCACGTTTAGTGACTCGGTTAATTTCCTCATCACTTGAAGGCACAAGCTTGATGAGTTCAGAGAGGTATTGCTCCTCATCGACAATATAGTTATTGGTGATGGCTTTAAATAGCTCATCGAGATTGGCTGAGTCATAGTGACCAGTTAGAACTTCACTCGCTTTGAACATAGTTATCACTTCCATCTGGGCCTTTTAAAGGGACAGTTTGCTTGAAGAAATTCCTTAGTTAATTCTCTATCAAAAGAATCGGTTAACTAAGAGTAATAAGATGCATGTTAATTTTGTATACAATCTGGCATCTCTTCGCGGGATTATACATTCAAAATGTGACGAACGACACTATTGTGGGTGTGAATGTGAGTTTTGTTTGATCCAGCTGGGGTGGATAGCGCTCTAGCTCAATGAAATAAGGCTTTTTAGGCAGGAAATAAAAAGGCCCGCATTTGAATGCAGGCCTTTTTAAGATATTTTGATGAGTGCTTTACCGTTTACCAGTGATTCTTCTTCTTACGTCTGGGTCTTGGTAGGTAAACTAAGACTACACCTATGAACAAACCTATGAGGGCTATGATGCCGCCTTCTTGCCACATTTGGAAACGCTCATTCTTTTCGATACTAGCTAGCTGGCTGGTGGCGCGATCACGTTCGCTGCTTGCTGTAGCTAAGTCGCGTTGAGCGCGACTTAGATCCGACTTGAGTTTGCTGAGTAGCTGAGTATTGTTATCACTCGAGCTAAGGTTTTGCTCTAATTCAGACTTGGTCTTATCTAACTCAGCCTGCACTTCGGGTAGCTGTTGACGGAAACTCTTCTTACGAGTCACCATCTTGGTTTCTACCCAGCCTTCACGGCCTTTATGGTCGATGATCTTAGAGTAATTACCTTGAGTTTCGCCCAAAAGTGAGATTGCCTGGCCAGCCTCTATACTGCCCAAAATACGATATTGGGTACCCGGTCCGCCATGAAGATAAAGATAAACTTTATCAGATATGTATCCAGCTTGGCCAGCGGCCAATAGGCTAGGAGAGAGCAATAACAGTCCCACTAAAGCAAAGAATCTTAACACTTTGAATTCTCAAAAACGAAATATAACCACATGCTAGGGATTTGCTTGGTGTTTTGCAAGGCCTAGATGCAAGAGATATGTCTGTGAGTGGATGAAGCTTAATTAATGTAAAAACTTAGGTGTAACTTAGAGGTTTTGCAGGGGGAATAGTGAAAATAACTGGGTTATGGAAATTTTAAAACTCTCACTATTTGAGCAATAAAAAAGGGAAGCCGCAGCTTCCCTTAATATTTTTACCTACAGCCTATTCAGTGATTTAACCGAAAATGCCTTTTATGGTGAAGAAGAATAGAATCGACAGGGCGGCACCAGCAGGTAAGGTGATAACCCAAGAAACAACTATGTTTCTGACTACACCCATATTAATCGCTGCAATACCACGGGCCATACCTACGCCTAACACTGCACCCACTAAGGTTTGTGTCGTAGAAATTGGTAGACCTGTACCCGATGCAATGACTACGGTTGACGCAGCAGCAAGCTCAGCAGCAAAACCACGGCTTGGGGTAAGGTGAGTAATGTTCTTACCTATGGTCTTCATTACG
This portion of the Shewanella violacea DSS12 genome encodes:
- the cydC gene encoding heme ABC transporter ATP-binding protein/permease CydC produces the protein MRALLPFIKLFKHQWLMMCIGLILSITTLVAGIGLLSLSGWFLSAAAVAGLTAATAMMFNFFTPSGGVRFFSIIRTASRYGERLATHEATFKLLTQLRTWAWRKLMPLSASNMQGIRQGDLLNRLVADIDTLDHLYLRLLTPMAASFLMLGALYFFVAWFDADLALILCGSLLLVWLVLPWVFYHLGRKPGVDLLESKRIYRVQVLEFVQGLAEISLFGANERFRTQLAESEAKLLASQSAMANVTALSQGALILCHGLVVMGILYMASSGVGEHQPPGPMLAMIVFMTLACIEMLMPIAGAFQHLSSCVTAAERVNELVEQEPGIVFNNVSDIRVQHGELALKGIFFSYEQGSQLDTQQVVLQDINLNIKPGEKVALLGQTGCGKSSLLSMITREWQPQSGNILLDGVEIDQYSQESLTDGITLVSQRIYLFSGTLRDNLTLVQKSVADLPTRAERRAAQTANDEILVGVLDKVGLSNLIQGDKPLDAWIGEGGRQLSGGEQRRIGVARALLRDAPVLLLDEPTEGLDKRTEREILALLFEFAKDKTLLMISHRLTAMTQMDKIHLMEDGQLRVSGSHDDLLVKDEYYASLYHKLN
- a CDS encoding helix-turn-helix domain-containing protein yields the protein MSDKVLDLDEVSKLLGKSEATIKRYARENLLTNIGENDEYKFNEDEVNRYLEFSKRLG
- the putA gene encoding bifunctional proline dehydrogenase/L-glutamate gamma-semialdehyde dehydrogenase PutA; protein product: MEVITMFKASEVLTGHYDSANLDELFKAITNNYIVDEEQYLSELIKLVPSSDEEINRVTKRAHEMVNNVRQYDKKGLMVGIDAFLQQYSLETQEGIILMCLAEALLRIPDAATADALIEDKLSGAKWDIHLSKSDSILVNASTWGLMLTGKIVKLDRNIDGKPSSLLNRLVNRMGEPVIRQAMLAAMKIMGKQFVLGRTVKEALKNSLDKRKLGYTHSYDMLGEAALTKTDAQKYFEDYSSAIASLGEQSYDESQAPRPTISIKLSALHPRYEVANEDRTLTELYDTLIKLIQQARGVNIGISIDAEEMDRLELSLKLFQKLFNSDAAKGWGVLGIVVQAYSKRALPVLCWLTRLSKDQGDEIPVRLVKGAYWDSELKWGQEKGEAGYPLFTRKAGTDVSYLACARYLLSDATRGAIYPQFASHNAQTVASITDMAGDRNYEFQRLHGMGEELYDTLLAESGVKTVRIYAPVGAHKDLLPYLVRRLLENGANTSFVHKLIDPKTPIESLVVHPLVTLQKYKSFANSKIVLPSDIFGEERKNSKGLNMNIISESEPFFAALDKFKDTTWNAGPLVNGELLSGETNEVVSPYDTTQVVGKLAFANNQAIEQALTGADAAFSGWCNTPVEVRANALQKLADLLEENREELIALCTREAGKSIQDGIDEVREAVDFCRYYAVQAKKMMAQPELLPGPTGELNELFLQGRGIFVCISPWNFPLAIFLGQVAAALAAGNTVVAKPAEQTSIVGFRAVQLAHQAGIPKDVLQFLPGTGATVGAAITSDERIAGVCFTGSTGTAKLINRTLANREGAIIPLIAETGGQNAMVVDSTSQPEQVVNDVVASSFTSAGQRCSALRVLFLQEDIADRVLEVLKGAMDELSIGNPSSIKTDVGPVIDAMAKANLNAHIDHIKQVGTLLKQLELPAGTDKGHFVAPTAVEIDSIKVLEKEHFGPILHVIRYKASELAKVIDEINSTGFGLTLGIHSRNEGHALKIASKVNVGNVYINRNQIGAVVGVQPFGGQGLSGTGPKAGGPHYLTRFITEKTRTNNITAIGGNATLLSLGDSDE
- a CDS encoding TIGR04211 family SH3 domain-containing protein, which gives rise to MLRFFALVGLLLLSPSLLAAGQAGYISDKVYLYLHGGPGTQYRILGSIEAGQAISLLGETQGNYSKIIDHKGREGWVETKMVTRKKSFRQQLPEVQAELDKTKSELEQNLSSSDNNTQLLSKLKSDLSRAQRDLATASSERDRATSQLASIEKNERFQMWQEGGIIALIGLFIGVVLVYLPRPRRKKKNHW